The following are encoded together in the Streptomyces sp. NBC_01465 genome:
- a CDS encoding AMP-binding protein, which yields MTTTWPHGLPRTLDYPGGTVADLLAGSAHAYGDRAALTDGDESLTYAELYERSLRVAQGLREQGIAPGDAVAVHMPNSIWFTVAYYGILFAGASVVPVNPTQPPLALRRQLDDSGAVAVFTHPAVAAPLAQAVGDSPTVRLVSVAPATVAAPAPAGDPVSFPVATVAYEDLLKAGAAPPTAVAGDAVAHLAFTGGTTGVPKAVRVLHRNLLKNVLQVACWRSAATPHTDERGRITLRHAAGARTEHHIPLGTSAGISIAPLFHGMGMVSQSVFAAAGISMVVFGRFDAVRYLDTIERLRVHTIAGSPALCHAVLAVPDVRKRDLTCVRVVSSGSAPINPAVVEELSEIFPNAVVSDGYGLTEATMGVAISPLDRSLPRPSGSTGLALFDTEIQIREMDGVTPLAAGEKGEVWVRGPQITDGYLGHPELTAGQYVDGWLRTGDLGTYDEQGWLSLVGRAKDMLIYKGYNVYPGPLENILREHPAVAQASVVGRPHPEHGEIPVAFVSLKTDADEPASAEELIAYVAERVAPYQRVREVVLVDELPLSATGKILKTELRRRATGA from the coding sequence ATGACCACCACCTGGCCCCACGGCCTGCCCCGCACCCTCGACTACCCTGGAGGCACCGTCGCGGACCTGCTCGCCGGCTCCGCGCATGCCTATGGCGACCGTGCGGCGCTGACCGACGGCGACGAGAGCCTGACGTACGCGGAGCTCTACGAACGGTCCCTGCGGGTCGCCCAGGGGCTGCGCGAACAGGGCATTGCCCCGGGTGATGCCGTCGCCGTGCACATGCCCAACTCGATCTGGTTCACCGTCGCCTACTACGGCATCCTCTTCGCCGGGGCGTCCGTGGTGCCGGTCAATCCCACGCAGCCCCCGCTCGCCCTGCGCCGCCAGCTGGACGACTCCGGCGCGGTCGCGGTCTTCACCCACCCCGCGGTCGCGGCGCCGCTGGCCCAGGCCGTCGGGGACTCGCCCACGGTCCGCCTCGTCTCCGTCGCCCCGGCGACCGTCGCGGCCCCGGCCCCTGCCGGGGACCCGGTTTCGTTCCCGGTCGCCACGGTCGCGTACGAGGACCTGCTGAAGGCCGGGGCCGCGCCGCCGACCGCGGTGGCCGGGGACGCGGTCGCGCACCTCGCCTTCACCGGGGGTACGACGGGCGTGCCCAAGGCCGTACGGGTGCTGCACCGCAACCTCCTCAAGAACGTGCTCCAGGTGGCGTGCTGGCGCAGCGCCGCCACCCCGCACACGGACGAGCGCGGCCGCATCACGCTGCGCCATGCGGCCGGGGCCCGGACCGAGCACCACATTCCGCTGGGCACCTCCGCCGGAATCTCCATCGCCCCGCTCTTCCACGGCATGGGCATGGTCAGCCAGAGCGTCTTCGCCGCCGCGGGGATCTCCATGGTGGTGTTCGGCCGGTTCGACGCGGTCAGGTACCTGGACACCATCGAGCGGCTGCGCGTCCACACCATCGCCGGCTCACCTGCTCTGTGCCATGCCGTCCTCGCCGTACCGGACGTGCGCAAGCGTGACCTGACGTGCGTACGGGTCGTCAGCAGCGGGTCCGCGCCCATCAACCCGGCCGTGGTCGAGGAACTCTCGGAGATCTTCCCGAACGCCGTCGTCAGTGACGGATACGGGCTGACCGAGGCCACCATGGGGGTCGCGATCAGCCCGCTGGACCGCTCGCTGCCGCGGCCCTCGGGCAGCACCGGCCTGGCGCTCTTCGACACCGAGATCCAGATCCGGGAGATGGACGGCGTCACCCCCCTGGCAGCGGGTGAGAAGGGCGAGGTCTGGGTCCGCGGTCCGCAGATCACGGACGGCTATCTCGGACACCCCGAACTCACCGCGGGGCAGTACGTCGACGGCTGGCTGCGCACCGGCGACCTCGGTACGTACGACGAGCAGGGCTGGCTCTCGCTGGTGGGCCGAGCAAAAGACATGCTCATCTACAAGGGGTACAACGTGTATCCGGGCCCGCTGGAGAACATCCTGCGCGAGCACCCGGCGGTCGCCCAGGCGTCCGTCGTGGGCCGGCCGCACCCCGAGCACGGCGAAATCCCGGTCGCCTTCGTCTCGTTGAAGACCGATGCGGACGAGCCGGCGAGTGCGGAAGAACTGATCGCGTACGTCGCCGAGCGCGTCGCCCCGTACCAGCGGGTGCGCGAGGTGGTGCTCGTGGACGAGCTGCCGCTCTCGGCGACGGGCAAGATCCTCAAGACGGAGCTCAGGCGGCGGGCGACGGGCGCCTGA
- a CDS encoding alkyl/aryl-sulfatase — translation MPSLPELDWDDTTDRVNATRGLIDRLEPCVVRNEAGRVVWDNDRWDFLTKDQCPETVHPSLWRQSGLNTAQGLFEVVPGIYQVRGLDVSNMTIVEGESGVVVVDPLTSKEVAAAALQLYRRNRGERPVKAVIYTHSHGDHFGGVLGVTTAEAVAAGECAVIAPEGFMDHAVSENIFAGPAMLRRAVYMYGRSLPVGPEASVGFGLGQALSTGTVGLVPPTRDIVRTGQELVLDGVRLVFQLTPDTEAPAEMNFHLPEHRVLLIAENVNHSLHNVLTLRGAQVRDAHAWAAYITESIQLFPETDVLIGSHNWPTWGREQVMRMLTEQRDAYAYLHDQTVRLMNRGLTGPEIAEEIQSFPGELGRAWNTRGYYGSISHNVKAVYQRYMGWYDGNPAHLWQHPPVEQAKRYVAAIGGADATVASAREAFEAEDLRWAAELLNHVLFAEPEHLAARELQIATYERLGFAQENGTWRNIYLTGAKELREAGQEKRAKGAPRGESVDMLAALTTGQLFDSMAVRLHGPRAAAHRLLLRWEFTDTDEVWTLLVGNGVLTPMKGDAPDGEAPQLTLHLERATFDRILAHLISFTDAIGSGAVTMDGDAGVLATFHGLLENPARNFPIVLP, via the coding sequence ATGCCTTCCCTCCCCGAACTCGACTGGGACGACACCACAGACCGGGTCAACGCCACGCGTGGCCTGATCGACCGGCTCGAGCCCTGTGTCGTACGCAACGAAGCGGGCCGGGTCGTCTGGGACAACGACCGCTGGGACTTCCTCACCAAGGACCAGTGCCCCGAGACCGTCCACCCCAGCCTCTGGCGGCAGAGCGGACTCAACACCGCCCAGGGCCTCTTCGAGGTCGTGCCCGGCATCTACCAGGTCCGCGGACTCGACGTCTCCAACATGACGATCGTCGAGGGCGAGAGCGGTGTCGTGGTCGTCGACCCGCTCACCTCCAAGGAGGTCGCGGCCGCCGCGCTGCAGCTCTATCGCCGCAACCGCGGCGAGCGCCCGGTGAAGGCCGTCATCTATACGCACAGCCACGGCGACCACTTCGGCGGTGTCCTCGGCGTCACCACCGCCGAGGCGGTCGCGGCCGGCGAGTGCGCGGTGATCGCGCCCGAGGGGTTCATGGACCACGCGGTGAGCGAGAACATCTTCGCCGGCCCCGCGATGCTCCGCCGCGCCGTCTACATGTACGGCCGCTCGCTGCCCGTCGGCCCGGAGGCCTCGGTCGGCTTCGGCCTGGGCCAGGCACTTTCCACCGGCACCGTGGGCCTGGTCCCGCCGACGCGGGACATCGTCCGCACCGGGCAGGAACTGGTCCTGGACGGCGTCCGGCTGGTCTTCCAGCTCACCCCCGACACCGAGGCGCCCGCGGAGATGAACTTCCATCTCCCCGAGCACCGGGTCCTCCTCATCGCCGAGAACGTCAACCACTCGCTGCACAACGTCCTCACCCTGCGCGGCGCACAGGTCCGCGACGCCCATGCGTGGGCGGCGTACATCACCGAGTCGATCCAGCTGTTCCCGGAGACCGATGTGCTCATCGGCTCCCACAACTGGCCGACCTGGGGCCGCGAGCAGGTCATGCGCATGCTGACCGAGCAGCGCGACGCGTACGCCTATCTCCACGACCAGACGGTGCGGCTGATGAACCGCGGCCTGACCGGCCCCGAGATAGCCGAGGAGATCCAGTCCTTCCCCGGCGAGCTGGGCCGGGCCTGGAACACGCGCGGCTACTACGGGTCCATCAGCCACAACGTGAAGGCGGTCTACCAGCGCTACATGGGCTGGTACGACGGAAACCCCGCCCACCTGTGGCAGCACCCGCCGGTCGAGCAGGCGAAGCGGTACGTCGCCGCGATCGGCGGCGCCGATGCCACCGTCGCCTCGGCCCGCGAGGCGTTCGAGGCCGAAGACCTGCGCTGGGCCGCCGAGTTGCTCAACCACGTCCTGTTCGCCGAGCCGGAGCACCTCGCGGCCCGAGAGCTGCAGATCGCCACGTACGAGCGGCTGGGCTTCGCCCAGGAGAACGGCACCTGGCGCAACATCTACCTCACCGGTGCCAAGGAGCTGCGCGAGGCCGGTCAGGAGAAGCGCGCCAAGGGCGCACCGCGCGGCGAGAGCGTGGACATGCTGGCCGCGCTCACCACCGGACAGCTCTTCGACTCGATGGCCGTACGGCTGCACGGCCCGCGCGCAGCGGCCCACCGGCTGCTGCTGCGCTGGGAGTTCACCGACACCGACGAGGTGTGGACGCTCCTCGTCGGCAACGGTGTGCTCACCCCGATGAAGGGCGACGCACCCGACGGAGAGGCTCCACAGCTGACCCTGCACCTGGAGCGGGCCACGTTCGACCGGATCCTCGCGCACCTGATCTCGTTCACGGACGCCATCGGATCCGGGGCCGTGACGATGGACGGCGACGCCGGTGTGCTCGCCACCTTCCACGGGCTGCTGGAGAACCCGGCGCGCAACTTCCCGATCGTCCTTCCGTAA
- a CDS encoding acyl-CoA dehydrogenase family protein, which produces MSQYADELRSLVDDLAASGNPDLWNSLVGLGLPRVGIDEERGGSGGSLDDLLVVVQSLAGHGIGVPVVEASTADWVLSHARELDAEPSTVLLLDSALDAESGTLTAELSAVPWARDAARLVLCAPHSAPLVVDLRHASVTVSPVDNIAGEPRDTVTLHATPAVLLEGAPSYGAVRERLALLWSAAVLGAAHGAYRLTRSYVAEREQFGAPLLKIPAVAGNLARMRVQLVQADAALALATEAAPPEGATEIVRITTAAAATEIAQIAHQLHGAMGITAEYPLHHLTRRLWSWRDAVASERSWAESLGRRAAEAGESGVWTRITATGH; this is translated from the coding sequence ATGAGCCAGTACGCCGACGAACTGCGCAGCCTGGTCGACGACTTGGCCGCATCCGGCAACCCCGACCTCTGGAACAGCCTGGTCGGACTCGGTCTGCCGCGGGTCGGCATCGACGAGGAGCGGGGCGGCTCCGGCGGCTCCCTCGACGATCTGCTCGTGGTCGTCCAGTCGCTCGCCGGGCACGGCATCGGAGTGCCGGTCGTCGAGGCGTCCACCGCCGACTGGGTGCTCAGCCACGCGCGGGAGCTCGACGCCGAGCCGTCCACGGTCCTGCTGCTCGACAGCGCCCTCGACGCGGAGTCAGGAACGCTCACGGCCGAGCTCTCCGCCGTGCCCTGGGCCCGCGACGCGGCCCGCCTGGTGCTCTGCGCCCCGCACTCCGCGCCGCTCGTGGTGGATCTCCGCCACGCCTCGGTGACCGTGAGCCCCGTGGACAACATCGCCGGGGAACCCCGCGACACGGTGACCCTCCACGCCACACCGGCGGTCCTGCTCGAAGGCGCTCCCTCGTACGGTGCCGTACGCGAACGGCTCGCCCTCCTCTGGTCGGCGGCCGTGCTCGGCGCCGCCCACGGCGCGTACCGGCTCACCAGGTCCTATGTCGCCGAACGCGAACAGTTCGGCGCACCCCTCCTCAAGATCCCGGCCGTCGCGGGCAACCTGGCCCGGATGCGCGTCCAGCTCGTCCAGGCCGACGCCGCACTGGCCCTGGCGACCGAGGCCGCGCCGCCCGAGGGCGCGACGGAGATCGTACGGATCACCACGGCCGCGGCGGCCACCGAAATCGCCCAGATCGCCCACCAGTTGCACGGTGCCATGGGCATCACCGCCGAGTACCCCCTGCACCACCTCACCCGCCGCCTGTGGTCTTGGCGCGATGCGGTCGCCTCCGAGCGGAGCTGGGCCGAGAGCCTGGGCCGCCGGGCCGCCGAGGCGGGCGAGAGCGGCGTCTGGACCCGCATCACCGCCACCGGTCACTAG
- a CDS encoding acyl-CoA dehydrogenase family protein, translated as MDQSPGTDSCVQLRAQVRQLTAEWRDAGRYAPRSDSWLRSFDLDFSKELAARGLIAMTYPVEFGGAGRTNVERLAVTEELLRAGAPVAAHWIGDRQIGPAILRHGTRALQEEIVPRIASGEAVFCLGMSEPEAGSDLASVRTSAEPVEGGWLVNGHKIWTTQAHHATHAYLLARTSREERKHDGLSEFIVDMDSEGVSVTPIVDLAGEHHFNEVRFENVFVPAHRLIGEAGKGWKQVVEQLSFERGGAERSLSSYPVLVELVAETAEQQDDRELHALLGTLTARLAVLRRLCYEVAGAMDAGRAPVQQAAALKYLGNAFEHDVIEALRRTDRCQDPAFDSVFGQALIASPAFSLRGGAAEVLLSLIARQEARS; from the coding sequence ATGGACCAGTCCCCAGGAACGGACTCCTGCGTACAACTGCGTGCGCAGGTCCGTCAGTTGACCGCCGAATGGCGGGACGCCGGACGCTACGCCCCCCGCAGCGACTCCTGGCTGCGCTCCTTCGACCTCGACTTCAGCAAGGAGCTCGCCGCGCGCGGGCTGATCGCCATGACGTACCCGGTGGAGTTCGGCGGAGCCGGGCGCACCAACGTCGAACGGCTCGCTGTGACCGAGGAGTTGCTGCGCGCCGGAGCCCCGGTCGCCGCGCACTGGATCGGCGACCGGCAGATCGGCCCGGCGATCCTGCGACACGGCACGCGCGCCCTCCAGGAGGAGATCGTGCCGAGGATCGCCTCGGGCGAGGCGGTCTTCTGCCTCGGCATGAGCGAGCCCGAGGCCGGCTCCGACCTCGCCTCGGTGCGTACGTCGGCCGAACCGGTGGAGGGCGGCTGGCTGGTCAACGGGCACAAGATCTGGACCACCCAGGCCCACCACGCCACCCACGCCTATCTGCTGGCCCGCACCTCGCGCGAGGAGCGCAAGCACGACGGGCTCAGCGAGTTCATCGTCGACATGGACTCCGAGGGCGTGTCGGTCACCCCGATCGTGGACCTCGCGGGCGAGCACCACTTCAACGAGGTGCGCTTCGAGAACGTCTTCGTGCCCGCGCACCGCCTCATCGGAGAGGCGGGCAAGGGCTGGAAGCAGGTCGTCGAGCAGCTCTCCTTCGAGCGCGGCGGCGCGGAGCGCTCGCTCTCCAGCTACCCCGTCCTCGTAGAGCTCGTCGCCGAGACCGCCGAGCAGCAGGACGACCGTGAACTGCACGCCCTGCTCGGCACGTTGACCGCCCGCCTCGCCGTACTGCGCAGGCTCTGCTACGAGGTCGCAGGCGCCATGGACGCGGGCCGGGCCCCCGTGCAGCAGGCCGCCGCCCTCAAGTACCTCGGCAACGCCTTCGAGCACGACGTCATCGAGGCGCTGCGCCGCACCGACCGCTGCCAGGACCCCGCCTTCGACAGCGTCTTCGGGCAGGCGCTCATCGCCTCGCCCGCCTTCAGCCTGCGCGGCGGCGCGGCCGAGGTCCTGCTCTCCCTCATCGCCCGTCAGGAGGCCCGTTCATGA
- a CDS encoding enoyl-CoA hydratase/isomerase family protein produces the protein MADLEYTVRDGIATILLNRPERKNAFTIDMVHAWADALVEAQRDPEVRVIVVTGAGGSFCSGVDLSAFKGEERAPLGEKELLTQNVHRVALALEDVDKPVIAAVQGPAVGAGMDMALLCDLRFVGRGVRFSEGYIKVGLVPGDGGCWLLPRAVGTSTALKLLWTGDFVGADEALRIGLADEVYDDEDLMDEVYAFAARLAERPPVAVRTIKRAVRQGARHDLRTALDLISSHMAVITSTQDSQEAFAAFQEKRPGVFTGR, from the coding sequence ATGGCCGATCTCGAGTACACGGTCCGCGACGGGATCGCGACCATCCTGCTCAACCGCCCCGAGCGCAAGAACGCCTTCACCATCGACATGGTGCACGCGTGGGCCGACGCCCTGGTCGAGGCGCAGCGCGACCCCGAGGTGCGCGTCATCGTCGTCACCGGCGCGGGAGGCTCCTTCTGCTCCGGCGTGGACCTCTCCGCCTTCAAGGGCGAGGAGCGAGCCCCACTGGGGGAGAAGGAACTGCTCACACAGAACGTGCACCGGGTCGCACTCGCCCTGGAGGACGTCGACAAGCCGGTGATCGCCGCGGTCCAGGGACCCGCCGTGGGCGCCGGAATGGACATGGCGCTCCTGTGCGACCTGCGGTTCGTGGGCCGCGGCGTCCGCTTCTCCGAGGGCTACATCAAGGTCGGTCTCGTACCCGGCGACGGCGGCTGCTGGCTGCTGCCCCGCGCCGTCGGCACCTCCACCGCACTGAAGCTGCTCTGGACCGGCGACTTCGTCGGCGCCGACGAGGCACTGCGCATCGGCCTGGCCGACGAGGTGTACGACGACGAGGACCTCATGGACGAGGTGTACGCGTTCGCCGCCCGCCTCGCCGAGCGCCCGCCGGTCGCCGTCCGCACCATCAAGCGCGCCGTCCGCCAGGGCGCCCGCCACGATCTGCGCACCGCACTCGACCTGATCTCGTCCCACATGGCCGTGATCACCTCCACCCAGGACTCGCAGGAGGCCTTCGCGGCCTTCCAGGAGAAGCGCCCCGGCGTCTTCACCGGCCGCTGA
- a CDS encoding AMP-binding protein — MGLHLPDAIRLHARERSTSTALTCEGRTLSYAALDTRSNRVARALLADAPAGSRIGFLARTRNEAGEILVGAAKAGLVTVPLNWRLAAPELTAVVRDADLKVLLAEPEFRDAADAVCAAVPGLRLVVVGQSQDPEVPSYETWLAAHPDDDPGRGTAADADEVFLQIYTSGTTGLPKGVLLTHGNFFADRTELEEYLWDAESVALNALPMFHIGGLGWLRVALTAGAKSLMFPDFTPDAAAETFEREGVTHAFLVPSVLHMLTELPGIEQRDFSRLTLITYGSAPITPALLRRSMTLFGCHFMGKYGLTEGGGTVTQLPSEDHEADGPRQYLLKSVGRPRRGVDVVIADTVTGLPVAPGVPGEIRIRSRHNTPGYWNRPEETAALYDADGLLCTGDGGFLDEDGYLFLTDRIKDMIVSGGENVYPAEVEAALAEHEAVSEAAVVGVPHEVWGEAITAVVVLRPGAERPTGQELIDFTRARIASYKKPRQVHFVDALPRNPNGKVLKRELRAGLTQ, encoded by the coding sequence GTGGGCCTGCACCTGCCCGACGCCATCCGCCTGCACGCACGTGAGCGCTCCACCTCGACCGCGCTCACCTGCGAAGGCCGCACCCTCTCCTACGCCGCACTCGACACCCGCTCCAACCGCGTCGCCCGCGCACTCCTGGCCGACGCCCCCGCCGGGTCCCGGATCGGCTTCCTCGCCCGTACGCGCAACGAGGCGGGCGAGATCCTGGTCGGTGCGGCCAAGGCCGGACTGGTCACCGTACCGCTCAACTGGCGCCTCGCCGCACCCGAGTTGACGGCAGTCGTGCGCGACGCCGATCTAAAAGTCCTGCTCGCCGAACCGGAGTTCCGGGACGCGGCCGACGCCGTGTGCGCGGCCGTACCCGGGCTGCGCCTGGTGGTCGTCGGGCAGTCGCAGGACCCGGAGGTCCCCTCGTACGAAACCTGGCTCGCCGCCCACCCCGACGACGACCCGGGCCGCGGCACCGCCGCCGACGCGGACGAGGTGTTCCTGCAGATCTACACCTCCGGCACCACCGGACTCCCCAAGGGCGTCCTGCTCACCCACGGCAACTTCTTCGCCGACCGGACCGAGCTGGAGGAGTACCTCTGGGACGCCGAGTCGGTGGCGCTGAACGCCCTGCCGATGTTCCACATCGGCGGCCTGGGCTGGCTGCGCGTCGCCCTGACCGCCGGCGCCAAGAGCCTGATGTTCCCGGACTTCACCCCTGACGCGGCGGCCGAGACCTTCGAGCGCGAAGGCGTCACCCACGCCTTCCTCGTCCCCTCGGTGCTGCACATGCTCACCGAACTCCCCGGGATCGAGCAGCGCGACTTCTCCCGCCTCACCCTCATCACCTACGGCTCGGCGCCCATCACCCCGGCCCTGCTGCGCCGCTCGATGACCCTCTTCGGCTGCCACTTCATGGGCAAGTACGGACTGACCGAGGGCGGCGGCACGGTCACCCAACTGCCGTCCGAGGACCACGAGGCCGACGGACCAAGGCAGTACCTGCTCAAGTCGGTGGGCCGGCCGCGCCGCGGAGTCGACGTGGTGATCGCCGACACCGTGACGGGCCTCCCGGTCGCGCCCGGCGTCCCCGGCGAAATCCGCATCCGCTCCCGCCACAACACCCCCGGGTACTGGAACCGCCCCGAGGAGACCGCCGCGCTGTACGACGCCGACGGCCTGCTGTGCACCGGAGACGGCGGATTCCTCGACGAGGACGGCTATCTGTTCCTCACCGACCGCATCAAGGACATGATCGTCAGCGGCGGCGAGAACGTGTACCCCGCCGAGGTCGAGGCCGCCCTCGCCGAGCACGAAGCGGTCTCCGAAGCCGCGGTCGTCGGCGTCCCGCACGAGGTGTGGGGCGAGGCCATCACCGCGGTCGTCGTCCTGCGGCCGGGCGCCGAACGCCCCACCGGGCAGGAGCTCATCGACTTCACCAGGGCGCGCATCGCCTCGTACAAGAAGCCCCGCCAGGTGCACTTCGTCGACGCGCTGCCCCGCAACCCCAACGGCAAGGTCCTCAAGCGCGAGCTGCGGGCCGGCCTCACCCAGTAG
- the fabG gene encoding 3-oxoacyl-ACP reductase FabG gives MTESTSRRRVAVVTGAARGIGAATAARLARDGFDVAVFDLDEAACARTVEGIEKEGGRALAVGCDVSDPEQVEAGVARVAAELGAPAVLVNNAGIIRDNLIFKMTPQDFDSVVGVHLRGAFLMAKACQSHMVDAKWGRIVNMSSSAALGNRGQSNYSSAKAGLQALTKTLAIELGPFGVTVNCVAPGFIATEMTEATAERMGITFEEFTDRYAKTIPVRRGGRPEDIAQAVSFFVREEAGFVSGQVLYVAGGPKG, from the coding sequence ATGACTGAGAGCACTTCCCGCCGGCGGGTGGCGGTCGTCACCGGCGCGGCCCGGGGCATCGGCGCCGCCACCGCGGCGCGCCTGGCGCGCGACGGATTCGACGTCGCCGTGTTCGACCTGGACGAGGCCGCCTGCGCCCGTACCGTCGAAGGCATCGAGAAGGAGGGCGGCCGCGCCCTCGCCGTCGGCTGCGACGTCTCGGACCCCGAGCAGGTCGAGGCCGGTGTCGCCAGGGTCGCCGCCGAACTCGGCGCCCCCGCCGTACTGGTGAACAACGCCGGCATCATCCGCGACAACCTCATCTTCAAGATGACCCCGCAGGACTTCGACTCCGTCGTCGGCGTCCACTTGCGCGGCGCGTTCCTGATGGCGAAGGCCTGCCAGAGCCACATGGTCGACGCGAAGTGGGGGCGGATCGTCAACATGTCCTCCTCCGCCGCGCTCGGCAACCGCGGCCAGTCCAACTACTCCTCCGCCAAGGCCGGCCTCCAGGCGCTCACCAAGACCCTCGCCATCGAGCTCGGCCCGTTCGGCGTCACTGTCAACTGCGTGGCCCCCGGCTTCATCGCCACCGAGATGACCGAGGCCACCGCCGAGCGCATGGGCATCACCTTCGAGGAGTTCACCGACCGCTACGCCAAGACCATCCCGGTCCGCAGGGGCGGCCGCCCCGAGGACATCGCCCAGGCGGTCTCCTTCTTCGTACGCGAGGAAGCCGGATTCGTCTCCGGCCAGGTCCTCTATGTGGCCGGCGGCCCCAAGGGCTGA
- a CDS encoding SDR family NAD(P)-dependent oxidoreductase, translated as MQINGVSAVVTGGASGLGLATVKRLIDQGAHVVLLDLPTSAGEQIAKELGERAHFVAGDVRSADDAARAVATAAAQAPLRITVNCAGLGKGGRTVKRDGTPYALEDFEFVVGVNLIGTFNVLRLAAAEMAKTEEVDGERGVIINTASAAAYEGQIGQCAYSASKAGIVGMTLPIARDLAAAKIRVMTIAPGLFSTPLLNKKPQEFLDALGAQVPHPSRLGDPSEYAHLATSIIENPMLNGETIRLDGAIRMAPK; from the coding sequence ATGCAGATCAACGGAGTCTCCGCCGTCGTCACCGGCGGCGCATCGGGCCTGGGCCTCGCCACCGTCAAGCGCCTCATCGACCAGGGCGCCCACGTCGTCCTGCTGGACCTGCCCACCTCCGCGGGCGAGCAGATCGCCAAGGAGCTCGGCGAGCGCGCACACTTCGTCGCCGGTGACGTCCGCAGCGCGGACGACGCCGCCCGCGCCGTCGCGACCGCGGCCGCCCAGGCGCCCCTGCGCATCACCGTCAACTGTGCGGGCCTCGGCAAGGGCGGCCGCACCGTCAAGCGCGACGGCACTCCGTACGCCCTCGAGGACTTCGAGTTCGTCGTCGGCGTCAACCTCATCGGCACCTTCAACGTGCTGCGCCTGGCCGCCGCCGAGATGGCGAAGACCGAGGAGGTCGACGGCGAGCGCGGCGTCATCATCAACACCGCATCTGCTGCCGCGTACGAGGGCCAGATCGGCCAGTGCGCCTACTCCGCCTCCAAGGCAGGCATCGTCGGGATGACCCTGCCGATCGCCCGCGACCTGGCCGCCGCCAAGATCCGCGTGATGACCATCGCCCCCGGACTCTTCTCCACCCCGCTGCTCAACAAGAAGCCGCAGGAGTTCCTCGACGCGCTCGGTGCCCAGGTCCCGCACCCCTCGCGGCTCGGCGACCCCTCCGAGTACGCCCACCTGGCGACGTCCATCATCGAGAACCCGATGCTCAACGGCGAGACGATCCGCCTCGACGGCGCCATCCGCATGGCCCCCAAGTAG
- a CDS encoding acyl-CoA dehydrogenase family protein — MPRTVYNEEHEAFREMVRSFLAKEAVPHLQDWVAAKAVPRDFYRRLGELGLLGMEVPEEYGGGGQSGHHFGAVLAEEVARAGATLGTAMTHSNIILPYLLHFGTEEQKQRWVPGCVSGDLMLSIAMTEPGTGSDLAGIQTKAQLSEDGTHYVLNGAKTFITGGTQCDLVLVVCRTAPAPADNRRLGLSILVVDARSEGFAVGRSLHKIGLHASDTAELSFTDVKVPVENLLGVEGEGFFCLGRNLARERLVIAVQAAAAADAAVSFARDYTRDRTVFGKSVASFQNTKFVLAECATEVEAARLMAYEALERDAAGELGADYAAMAKLLCTETAGRVIDKCLQLHGGYGYMLEYPIARLYADTRVMRIYGGTSEVMKTIIAKSIGL, encoded by the coding sequence ATGCCGCGCACGGTGTACAACGAGGAGCACGAGGCGTTCCGGGAGATGGTGCGGAGCTTCCTGGCCAAGGAGGCGGTACCGCACCTGCAGGACTGGGTGGCGGCGAAGGCCGTGCCGCGCGACTTCTACCGCAGGCTCGGCGAGCTCGGTCTCCTCGGCATGGAGGTGCCCGAGGAGTACGGCGGCGGAGGCCAGAGCGGCCACCACTTCGGTGCCGTGCTCGCGGAGGAGGTCGCCCGGGCCGGAGCCACTCTCGGCACCGCGATGACGCACTCCAACATCATCCTGCCGTACCTGCTCCACTTCGGGACCGAGGAGCAGAAGCAGCGCTGGGTCCCCGGCTGCGTCTCCGGCGACCTCATGCTCTCCATCGCGATGACCGAGCCCGGCACGGGCTCGGACCTGGCCGGAATCCAGACGAAGGCGCAGCTTTCCGAGGACGGCACGCACTACGTCCTCAATGGAGCCAAGACCTTCATCACCGGCGGCACGCAGTGCGATCTCGTCCTGGTGGTCTGCCGTACGGCGCCCGCCCCCGCGGACAACCGCCGCCTGGGCCTGTCGATTCTGGTCGTGGACGCCAGGAGCGAGGGCTTCGCCGTCGGCCGCAGCCTGCACAAGATCGGCCTGCACGCATCCGACACCGCCGAACTCTCCTTCACCGACGTGAAGGTGCCGGTGGAGAACCTCCTCGGCGTCGAGGGCGAGGGCTTCTTCTGCCTCGGCAGGAACCTGGCCCGCGAGCGCCTCGTGATCGCCGTCCAGGCCGCCGCCGCAGCCGACGCGGCCGTCTCGTTCGCCCGCGACTACACCCGGGACCGCACCGTCTTCGGCAAGTCCGTGGCGTCCTTCCAGAACACCAAGTTCGTGCTCGCCGAGTGCGCCACCGAGGTCGAAGCGGCCAGGCTCATGGCGTACGAGGCCCTGGAGCGCGACGCGGCGGGCGAGCTCGGCGCCGACTACGCGGCCATGGCCAAGCTCCTGTGCACCGAGACCGCGGGCCGCGTCATCGACAAGTGCCTCCAGCTGCACGGCGGTTACGGCTACATGCTCGAATACCCGATCGCCCGCCTCTACGCCGACACCCGCGTCATGCGGATCTACGGCGGCACCAGCGAAGTCATGAAGACCATCATCGCCAAGTCCATCGGCCTCTGA